Part of the Sulfuricurvum kujiense DSM 16994 genome, AAAGCGGGTCAGGGGATCGCGAGTATAGAGACTTTGCTCACCAAAGGGTTTAAAAGAGCGGGTTTTTACACTTTTTCAACCAAAGAGTTTATGTCCAGAATCCGAGGCGGAAGCAATACGACATTGATTCGTATTTCGAAGCGTCCTGTTAACGCCCCTGTATTCAAGGTGGACATCTTTGTCCCGCTGGACACGGATTCATACTATCATGCCCTAGAGAGGATAAGCCAAGAGACATTTTTGATCGCCAAAAAAGGGGATTTTGAGTGTGACTGTACCCTCTATGATCATGATTTGCCCTCACTGGCCAAAAGTATCGGAAGTCCGATCGTCTCCAATACGATAGCCGCGGCACTGGTTTTCGGAATGCTCGGATGCGATTTAGGTATATTAAAAGAGATTGTGTCGGAGCTGTATCAAGATGAGATGCTTGAGATAAATCTTAGAGCATTGGATATCGGAGCGCAGCTGGCTGAAGATAACGGAAATTGCCGCTATTGTATCGAACCGAATCCAATTTCAAGAAAAGCCGGAGATTTCTTTTTAAGCGGTACGGAAGGGGTAGGATTCGGCTCTATTGCGGGAGGATGCAATTTTATCTGTAGCTATCCGATGAGCCCTTCGACGGGGGTATTAACCTTTTTGGCGAAGCAGAGCCGAACGTTCGGTATCTGTGTCGAACAAGCCGAAGATGAGATTGCCGCGTTTCAGATGGGGCTAGGTGCCTGGTACAGCGGTGGACGGGCAATTACGACGACGAGCGGCGGCGGATTTGCCCTGATGGGTGAGGGACTCAGTCTCAGCGGGATAACCGAAACTCCGATGGTTGTCTATCTGGCGCAGCGTCCCGGACCCGCGACCGGACTTCCCACACGGACGGAACAGGGGGATTTGGAACTCTCCATTTATAGCGGCCACGGTGAATTTCCGCGGATTGTACTGGCTCCGGGTGATCCTAAAGAGTGTTTTGAGTTGACCCGCATGGCATTCGATCTCGCCGATCAGTATCAGATTCCGGTGATAATCTTGAGCGATCAGTATTTGGCGGATAGCTATTTTCATATCGAGCGGTTTGAAATCGGTTCCCGACAGCCAGTTTCTCGCATCGTTAAAACCGATGCGGAGTATAAACGCTATTGTTTGAGCGACAATGGGATCAGTCCGCGCGGAATTCCGGGGTACGGCGAGGGGCTGGTATTGGTCGATTCGGACGAACATACCGAAGAAGGGCTGATCACCGAGAGTATGTCGGTACGTAACGAACAAAACGGCAAACGGTTACAAAAGATAAATTTGATCTTTGATGAAGCGATTGTTCCCGAAGTTGAGGGGGAGGGCGATATTATTGTTCTCGGATGGGGGAGTACGAAACACATTATCAAAGAGGCCGTTGAGAGAATCGGCGATGAGAGGGTATCGATAATCCATTTTTCGTGGGTCCATCCGCTGAGCGAATCTCAGCTGACTCCGCTGAGAGAGGATAAAACGATCGTGGTGGTTGAGAATAACGCCACGGGGCAGTTTGCAAAACTTTTACGATTGCACGGTATTAGAGTGGATCATCAGATTCTGAAATCCGACGGCTTGAGTTTTTTTGTCGATGAACTCTCTAAAAAACTCGCATCCGCATTAAAGGAGATACGATGAATACACGCTTTGATCGAATTGTCGAAGACAATGCATGGTGTCCCGGATGCGGAAATTTTTCGATTCTGGCCCATCTAAAAGAGGCACTGGATGAAATGGGGCTTGACCCGCTTAACACGGTAGTGGTTTCGGGGATAGGGCAGGCGGCGAAAACACCGCAATATATGTCTGTTCATATGTTCAACGGTCTTCACGGCAGAGCGCTCCCCGTCGCGCAGGGGGTAAAAGTATCCAATCCTTCACTCACGGTCATTGCCGAAGGGGGAGATGGGGATATGTACGGAGAGGGGGGAAACCACTTTATGGCCGCAATCCGCCGAAATGCCGATATCATTAATATCGTCCATAACAATATGGTTTACGGCCTCACCAAAGGGCAGGCTTCTCCGACATCTCAGCGGGAGTTTAAAACGCCCGTGCAGACCGAGGGGGTGCATGTAGAGCCTTTCAATCCGATTGCCACGGCGATATCGCTCGATGCATCGCTCGTGATCCGTACTTTTTCAGGGAACAAGGAACATTGTAAAAAAATGCTCAAAATCGCTATTGAGCATAAGGGATATGTTTTGATCGATATTTTTCAGCCGTGCATTACATTCAATAAAACCAATACCTTTAAGTGGTTTAAGGATAACGTGTACGAGCTGCCGGAGAGTTATGACCCGACGGATAAAGTAAAAGCATTTGAAAAAGCGCTGGAGTCTCATCCTTTTCCGATCGGCGTACTTTACAAAAGTCCTCCTAAAATGACATTGGAAGATATTTTAAGGATTGAGAACGGAATGGATGAACGTCCTCTCTTGTTTCATCAGGTTGACTTTCATGCGCTTAGCAAAGAGATGGATAAATATATTTAACAAAGGGGTAGAAAATGACAAAATTTGAGTGCAATGTATGCGGTTACATTTATGATCCGGAAGTAGGCGACCTCGATAACGGTATAGAAGCCGGGATGCGTTTTGAGGAACTTCCCGAAGATTGGGTATGCCCTGTCTGCGGTGTCGGGAAAGAAGATTTTAGCGAATTGGCCGACTAACGCGGCGAATCGCTAAAATGTCAGGTCATTCTTTTATTTGGTTTTTTGCACCGATTGAACAGGGTATCCCCCTGTTTTCCATTTTGCATAGCCGTTTAGGAGCCAATAGACATTTTTATATCCCTGTTTTCGTACCGATAGAGCTGCTTCATACGAATTGGCACACGATTCGCCGTAGCAGTAAAAAACAAGAGGCTGTTTTTTATCTGTAGGGAGTTGCAGAGCCACGTATTGTGCTTTTGATTGATCGAAATAGACAGGATATGCACCTTTTATATGTTCCTGCGCATAGTGGCGTTTTTCACGTGCGTCGAAAAACAGAGCATTTTGATCATACAGTGATTTTGCTTTTTTTGTATTCACAACGTTTATCCCTTGAGCCTTGGCCTCGCTTATTTGCGGAGGAATGACACACATCGCATAGGGAATCTCTGTCAGTGTGCTTTTTTCACCGTCA contains:
- a CDS encoding 2-oxoacid:acceptor oxidoreductase subunit alpha — protein: MKDSVSVLIGGKAGQGIASIETLLTKGFKRAGFYTFSTKEFMSRIRGGSNTTLIRISKRPVNAPVFKVDIFVPLDTDSYYHALERISQETFLIAKKGDFECDCTLYDHDLPSLAKSIGSPIVSNTIAAALVFGMLGCDLGILKEIVSELYQDEMLEINLRALDIGAQLAEDNGNCRYCIEPNPISRKAGDFFLSGTEGVGFGSIAGGCNFICSYPMSPSTGVLTFLAKQSRTFGICVEQAEDEIAAFQMGLGAWYSGGRAITTTSGGGFALMGEGLSLSGITETPMVVYLAQRPGPATGLPTRTEQGDLELSIYSGHGEFPRIVLAPGDPKECFELTRMAFDLADQYQIPVIILSDQYLADSYFHIERFEIGSRQPVSRIVKTDAEYKRYCLSDNGISPRGIPGYGEGLVLVDSDEHTEEGLITESMSVRNEQNGKRLQKINLIFDEAIVPEVEGEGDIIVLGWGSTKHIIKEAVERIGDERVSIIHFSWVHPLSESQLTPLREDKTIVVVENNATGQFAKLLRLHGIRVDHQILKSDGLSFFVDELSKKLASALKEIR
- a CDS encoding thiamine pyrophosphate-dependent enzyme yields the protein MNTRFDRIVEDNAWCPGCGNFSILAHLKEALDEMGLDPLNTVVVSGIGQAAKTPQYMSVHMFNGLHGRALPVAQGVKVSNPSLTVIAEGGDGDMYGEGGNHFMAAIRRNADIINIVHNNMVYGLTKGQASPTSQREFKTPVQTEGVHVEPFNPIATAISLDASLVIRTFSGNKEHCKKMLKIAIEHKGYVLIDIFQPCITFNKTNTFKWFKDNVYELPESYDPTDKVKAFEKALESHPFPIGVLYKSPPKMTLEDILRIENGMDERPLLFHQVDFHALSKEMDKYI
- the rd gene encoding rubredoxin, which encodes MTKFECNVCGYIYDPEVGDLDNGIEAGMRFEELPEDWVCPVCGVGKEDFSELAD
- a CDS encoding rhodanese-like domain-containing protein, which translates into the protein MVRQLSILILSGLLNSAALYGVDYDGEKSTLTEIPYAMCVIPPQISEAKAQGINVVNTKKAKSLYDQNALFFDAREKRHYAQEHIKGAYPVYFDQSKAQYVALQLPTDKKQPLVFYCYGESCANSYEAALSVRKQGYKNVYWLLNGYAKWKTGGYPVQSVQKTK